One genomic window of Elusimicrobiota bacterium includes the following:
- a CDS encoding outer membrane beta-barrel protein — translation MAVYILASLGAGVRAEGPNVTGMVDVGYNYNLNGQSTNEMRSFDDQSNTITLHNAKIGVDGMVKENVGYKIELMYGHDASVTNAGGFYTPDSSSTETNLEADIAQAYLTFPCPITGAKFTLGKFVTPFGVEVIEAKDNFNISRGLLFGFAIPTAHTGLKADKSLMNGEVTTTVGIVNGWDNMNDNNKGKTAIAQVGTTLLPKTSITLGGAYGSEQNPNGDNERSVAGNGRSLVDAIVKVTPIDSLTIIGNYDIGEEKTNHPDEITASSERKTGNWQGVGVHANFKINDMFSIAGRWETLDDDGTRLEGMEQVLRSETVTLQAKKDDVIYRLEYRADHSTYNNGGTMAFSDDLGNMNRKSQATIGAQVILSF, via the coding sequence ATGGCCGTTTACATACTGGCCTCCCTGGGTGCGGGCGTCCGAGCGGAAGGGCCCAACGTCACCGGGATGGTGGATGTCGGGTACAACTACAACCTGAATGGCCAATCGACAAACGAAATGCGGTCTTTCGATGACCAGTCCAATACCATCACCTTACACAACGCCAAAATCGGGGTGGATGGAATGGTGAAGGAGAATGTGGGCTACAAGATAGAACTCATGTATGGCCACGATGCCTCGGTAACAAATGCCGGAGGTTTTTATACGCCCGATTCCAGTTCAACGGAGACCAACCTTGAGGCCGACATCGCCCAAGCCTACCTCACTTTCCCTTGCCCGATCACGGGGGCCAAATTTACTCTAGGAAAGTTTGTGACTCCTTTCGGGGTTGAAGTGATTGAGGCGAAAGACAACTTCAACATCAGCCGAGGTCTCCTCTTCGGCTTCGCTATTCCCACCGCCCACACCGGGCTCAAGGCCGACAAGAGCCTGATGAATGGAGAGGTCACTACCACCGTTGGGATTGTGAACGGTTGGGACAACATGAACGACAACAACAAAGGGAAGACCGCCATCGCTCAGGTGGGAACCACGCTCCTGCCCAAAACATCCATCACACTGGGCGGCGCCTACGGCTCGGAACAAAACCCCAACGGAGACAACGAACGAAGCGTTGCCGGGAATGGACGAAGTTTGGTGGATGCCATTGTCAAGGTGACCCCCATCGACAGCCTCACAATCATTGGGAACTACGACATCGGCGAAGAAAAAACCAACCATCCAGACGAGATCACGGCTTCCTCTGAGAGAAAAACAGGGAACTGGCAAGGGGTGGGCGTTCACGCCAACTTCAAAATCAACGACATGTTCTCCATTGCCGGCCGATGGGAAACACTGGATGACGACGGAACTCGGCTCGAAGGGATGGAACAGGTTCTCCGCTCGGAAACCGTCACACTCCAGGCCAAAAAGGATGACGTCATCTACCGATTGGAGTACCGCGCGGACCATTCAACCTATAACAACGGGGGAACGATGGCGTTCTCTGATGATCTGGGGAACATGAACAGGAAGAGTCAAGCCACCATCGGCGCCCAGGTGATCCTCTCGTTCTAA